AAAATTGCGACAAAACACAATATAATGTCATCTATTTATTACATTGTCTTTTACTTCCCCAAGTATATACGGATGGTTTCCCTTCAACCTCAGTAATGGGGCAAGTGCTAAATTTTTAATCCCCACTTTCCAAATATAAATGTCAAAATCTTGACGGCATTCTTTCCTTTTTGTGTTTGTTGGAGTATGAATATTTATTTAAAAGAAATAATTCTAATTATTGTATGTTACTTAATAGGCTCTTTTTCTTTTGCAGCTTTTTTCTCCAAAATTTATCGCAAAATAGACATCTACAAATCCGGTGATTTCACTCCGGATGCCGGAAATGTTTATCGAACCGTAAGCAAATTGCTCGGCATTCTCGTTTGGGTAATGGACTTTGTGCGTGTTTACATCATCGTTTGGGCAATAGGTTATTTCCTCCTACCATCATATCCCATATTAGTTCTTTTGGTCGGTTTTGCGCTCATAATCGGGCACTATTTCCCAATCCTCCATAAATTTATCGGGGGACATGAAGAAATTACTTATGTCGCTTTTTTATTGTATTTCGCACCCTTATCCACTTTGTGCATTATTATTTTATCTTTACTTGTAATTTTCATCTTCAAACAATTACGATTCGCAAAATATATGATTGTAATTCTACCACCCATTTTGTCATACATTTTGAACTATTTCTTCGCAACAAATAAATTCGCCAAAATTGACGTTAAATACCTTTTTTTAACTTCAATATGTATAGGGATTATTAGTTTTTTGGTATCAAGAAAATCAAGGAGCGTTTGAAATGACAATTCAGATAAAACCAGTGAAATCCAAAAAGGAGTTAAAGCAGTTTATCAAATTGCCTTGGAAAATATATAAGAACGACAGCAATTGGGTGCCACCTCTAATTTCTCAAATGAAGGATAAATTCAATCGGGAGAAATATCCTTATTATGAATTTTCAGAAGTTCAACCTTTTCTTGCCTTCAAGGACGGTGAACCCGCAGGAAGAATTGTTGCTCATATTAATTCCAGACACAATGAAACTCACAATGAAAATATTGGATTTTTTGGTTTTTACGAATGCGTCCCAAACCAAGATGTATCCACCGCACTTTTCGAAACCGCTTGTAATTGGGTGCGGGAAAGAGGAAAAGATGCAATTCGTGGACCTATGAATTTTTCGACCAATGAAGAATGCGGATTACTTGTGAAAGGTTTTTCGGAACCACCACTTGTCATGATGACTTATAATCCGGAATATTATCAGCACCATATCGAAAATTTCGGATTTACAAAAACAAAAGACCTAAATGCTTTTTACGCTGATTACAATAAAATTCCCGATAGATTTGTACGTGTGATGGAAAAGATCAGAAAACGAGGCAAATTCGTAATCCATAAAATAAATCCTAAAAATTTTAAAGAGGAGGTGGCAAGAATTTTTGACGTTTACAATAAAGCCTGGCAGCATAACTGGGGATATGTTCCCATGACAAAAGCAGAATTTGATCACCTTGCCAAAGATCTGAAACCTATTGTTGATTTTGACCTTATCTATTTGGTAGTAAAAGATGGCAAAGATATTGCCTTTTCTCTCGCCCTGCCGGACATTTATCAGGCTTTAATAAAAATCAGAGGAAAATTATTACCGTTTGGGTGGCTAAAACTTTTACTTGCTTCAAAAAAGATTGATCAAGTTAGAGTGATTACGTTGGGTATTATTGATGCTTATAAAAATCTGGGAATAGATGCAGCCTTGTATTATGAAACAATCAAAAACGCACTCAAAAAAGGACGTGCTCGCGGTGAGATGTCGTGGATATTAGAAGATAATTCCAGAATGGTAAATGCCGCCATAAAAATGGGTGGAAAATTGTATAAAAATTACCGAATTTANNNNNNNNNNNNNNNNNNNNNNNNNNNNNNNNNNNNNNNNNNNNNNNNNNNNNNNNNNNNNNNNNNNNNNNNNNNNNNNNNNNNNNNNNNNNNNNNNNNNCAATCCTCCAACCGTAGTATAAATGTTTAATCTCTCATTTTTAAACTCTGCAATTTTAGTCGGTTTGCTTGCAGGTATTATTCCTATTCTTATCCATCTTTTCGTCAAACACAGACCAAAAACAGTTTTTTTCAGCTCCCTTCGATTTATCAAAGAAGTTCAGCAAAATAAAGCAAAGATCATAAAACTTCGGGAAATCATCCTGCTTATAATTCGAATATTAATCATTCTACTTCTGATATTTGCTTTATCACGACCGGTTCTAAAAAACATTTTACCTGTCTCCAACCCAAATTCTCATGCAACTACTGCGATTGTGTTGATTCTTGATAATAGTTTCAGTATGAATTATCTCCAAAACGATAAAATTCTGCTTGATTATGCCAAAGAAACTTCCACTGATATAATGGATATGCTAAACGATAAAGATCGAGTCATGTTACTTTCTGCGGATGAGAGATTTAATAAAAGAAATAGTTTTTTTACAAATCATAATGATGCAAAAGAGATAATCTCA
The Candidatus Cloacimonadota bacterium genome window above contains:
- a CDS encoding glycerol-3-phosphate acyltransferase; this translates as MNIYLKEIILIIVCYLIGSFSFAAFFSKIYRKIDIYKSGDFTPDAGNVYRTVSKLLGILVWVMDFVRVYIIVWAIGYFLLPSYPILVLLVGFALIIGHYFPILHKFIGGHEEITYVAFLLYFAPLSTLCIIILSLLVIFIFKQLRFAKYMIVILPPILSYILNYFFATNKFAKIDVKYLFLTSICIGIISFLVSRKSRSV
- a CDS encoding N-acetyltransferase — its product is MTIQIKPVKSKKELKQFIKLPWKIYKNDSNWVPPLISQMKDKFNREKYPYYEFSEVQPFLAFKDGEPAGRIVAHINSRHNETHNENIGFFGFYECVPNQDVSTALFETACNWVRERGKDAIRGPMNFSTNEECGLLVKGFSEPPLVMMTYNPEYYQHHIENFGFTKTKDLNAFYADYNKIPDRFVRVMEKIRKRGKFVIHKINPKNFKEEVARIFDVYNKAWQHNWGYVPMTKAEFDHLAKDLKPIVDFDLIYLVVKDGKDIAFSLALPDIYQALIKIRGKLLPFGWLKLLLASKKIDQVRVITLGIIDAYKNLGIDAALYYETIKNALKKGRARGEMSWILEDNSRMVNAAIKMGGKLYKNYRI